In the Leucoraja erinacea ecotype New England chromosome 32, Leri_hhj_1, whole genome shotgun sequence genome, one interval contains:
- the LOC129712348 gene encoding late histone H2A.2.2-like, which produces MSGRGKSSGGKVRAKAKTRSSRAGLQFPVGRVHRLLRKGNYADRVGAGAPVYLAAVLEYLTAEILELAGNAARDNKKSRIIPRHLQLAIRNDEELNKLLGGVTIAQGGVLPNIQAVLLPKKSGSGPATGSGGGSGGKSGAKKSSQQSQDF; this is translated from the coding sequence ATGTCGGGGAGAGGTAAAAGCAGTGGCGGGAAAGTCCGCGCTAAAGCAAAGACGAGGTCTTCCCGGGCCGGGTTGCAGTTCCCAGTCGGCCGAGTGCACCGTCTGCTGCGCAAGGGGAACTACGCCGACCGGGTGGGGGCCGGGGCGCCGGTTTACCTAGCGGCTGTGCTCGAGTACCTGACGGCCGAGATCCTGGAGTTGGCGGGCAACGCGGCCCGCGACAACAAGAAGTCTCGCATCATCCCCCGCCACCTCCAGCTGGCCATCCGCAACGACGAGGAGCTCAACAAGCTGCTGGGCGGCGTCACCATCGCCCAGGGCGGCGTCCTGCCCAACATCCAGGCCGTCTTGTTGCCCAAGAAGTCGGGCTCGGGGCCGGCGACCGGGAGCGGAGGCGGCAGCGGCGGCAAGTCCGGCGCCAAGAAGAGCTCGCAGCAATCGCAAGACTTCTAG